A stretch of Eleutherodactylus coqui strain aEleCoq1 chromosome 9, aEleCoq1.hap1, whole genome shotgun sequence DNA encodes these proteins:
- the VCPIP1 gene encoding deubiquitinating protein VCPIP1: MSQQPPQSPAQAQQQRRRDRRIFSGTCPDPKCRARLFFPAQGSASIECTDCGQRHEQRQLLEVEEVTEPDVVLHNLLRNALLGVAGTPRRNTDMVKVMGLSNYHCKLLSPILARYGMDKQTGKAKLLRDMNQGDVFDCSLLGDRAFLIEPEHVDTVGYGKDRSGSLLYLHDTLEDIKKANSNQECFIPVHVDGDGHCLVHAVSRALVGRELFWHALRENLKKHLKENLDRYKALFHDFIDVAEWEDIINECDPWFVPPEGVPLGLRNIHIFGLANVLHRPIILLDSLSGMRSSGDYSATFLPGLIPVENCKGKDGQLNKPICIAWSSSGRNHYIPLVGIKGGPLPKLPLKLLPKAWGVPQDLIRKYLRLEEDGGCVIGGDRSLQDKYLLRLVAAMEEVFMDKHGIHPSLVADVHQYFYRRTGVIGIQPEEVTAAAKKTVLENRLYKCLICGALSELLVPPEWLAPGGKLYNLAKSTHGQLKPDKNYSFPLNNIVCSYDAVNDILAPDFTLSNLTSCNWCRGNSVRRMRSNSSIVYLDGDRTNTRSYGGKCGCGFKHYWDGKEYDNLPEAFPITLEWGGRVVRETVYWFQYESDTSLNSNVYDVAMKLVTKHFPGEFGSEILVQKVVNTILHQTAKKNPDDYTPVSIDGAHIQRVEDIKPEQDSDSQLPTKIILTGQKAKTLHREELSMSKTERKIQQNITEQASVMQKRKSDKIKQELKGQVRSSSPGLVRDGPSSGPSTPTKTPYSPTSSKEKKIRITTNDGRQAMLTLKFSTTFSELQEGIAKELDIPPFLQCIRYGFPPKELLPPKDGMENEPVPLQHGDRVTVEILKAKEKPVQHTSAHSAHYVTEEDSAVSMKSVSKELQDQIDKEMYSLCLLATLMGEDVWSYAKGLPHLFQQGGVFYNIMKKNMGVVDGKHCTFPYLPNKTFVYNAAEDRLELCVDAAGHFPIGPEVEDLVKEALTQVRSEASSRSRESSPSHGLMKLGSGGVVKKKSEQHHNVTVFQGKGHSLGTASTSPEHNQRTRATTKPSSTASHNSTATYSDSSFMSTSNDSELIRVAPGVVTMRDGRQLDPNLIEAQRKKLQEMVSSIQASMDKHLRDQNAEPLSGADTSPKKGEWLSSKSVGSPSRGNVDMSVGPVAPADNVGSSIATSLSVRPKVQSAVSTDDPEEMDSQDTEIANIAEPMDHS; the protein is encoded by the exons ATGTCCCAGCAGCCGCCACAGTCCCCGGCGCAGGCGCAGCAGCAGAGGAGGAGAGACCGCCGCATCTTTTCCGGGACGTGTCCGGACCCTAAGTGCAGGGCCCGGCTGTTCTTCCCGGCTCAGGGCTCGGCAAGTATCGAGTGCACGGACTGCGGGCAGAGGCATGAGCAGAGGCAGCTGctggaggtggaggaggtgacTGAGCCGGACGTGGTGCTGCATAACCTGCTGAGGAACGCCCTGCTTGGGGTGGCCGGGACCCCCCGCAGGAACACGGACATGGTGAAAGTCATGGGGCTGTCCAACTACCACTGCAAGCTGCTGTCCCCCATCCTGGCACGCTATGGCATGGACAAGCAGACTGGCAAGGCCAAGCTGCTGCGGGACATGAACCAGGGAGATGTGTTTGACTGCTCCCTGCTGGGGGACAGGGCCTTCCTCATCGAGCCGGAGCATGTAGACACGGTGGGCTACGGGAAGGACCGCTCCGGTAGCCTGCTGTACCTGCATGACACCTTGGAGGACATCAAGAAGGCCAACAGCAACCAGGAGTGCTTTATCCCTGTGCACGTGGATGGCGATGGGCACTGCTTGGTGCATGCTGTGTCCCGGGCGCTGGTGGGCAGGGAGTTATTTTGGCACGCTTTACGGGAGAATCTTAAGAAACACCTGAAAGAAAACCTAGACAGATATAAAGCCTTGTTCCACGACTTCATAGATGTTGCAGAGTGGGAAGACATCATTAACGAGTGCGATCCGTGGTTCGTGCCCCCGGAAGGCGTTCCTCTAGGTTTACGGAACATTCACATCTTCGGACTCGCCAACGTTCTCCATCGTCCTATTATATTGCTCGATTCCTTAAGCGGGATGAGAAGTTCGGGGGATTATTCGGCTACTTTCCTTCCTGGATTGATCCCGGTGGAGAATTGTAAAGGCAAAGATGGCCAACTCAATAAGCCGATCTGTATTGCGTGGAGCAGCTCAGGACGCAACCATTACATCCCGCTAGTTGGTATTAAAGGTGGCCCCTTGCCAAAATTACCCTTGAAATTACTTCCCAAAGCGTGGGGGGTGCCGCAAGATCTGATCCGAAAATACTTAAGGTTGGAGGAGGATGGCGGTTGCGTTATCGGAGGGGACCGAAGTCTACAAGACAAGTATCTACTGCGGCTGGTGGCTGCTATGGAAGAGGTGTTCATGGACAAGCATGGCATCCACCCCAGTTTGGTAGCTGACGTGCACCAGTATTTTTACAGACGGACTGGGGTTATTGGTATTCAACCTGAAGAAGTAACGGCTGCCGCCAAGAAGACGGTGTTGGAAAATCGCCTTTACAAATGCCTCATATGCGGGGCGCTATCAGAACTTCTGGTTCCTCCAGAGTGGTTGGCACCGGGTGGCAAGCTATATAACCTGGCAAAATCAACCCATGGGCAATTGAAGCCTGATAAGAACTACAGCTTTCCCCTCAATAACATTGTTTGTTCTTACGATGCAGTAAATGATATTTTAGCACCCGACTTTACGTTGAGCAATTTGACCAGTTGCAATTGGTGTCGAGGGAACTCCGTCCGTAGGATGAGGAGCAATTCGTCCATCGTGTATCTGGATGGAGACAGAACTAACACTAGGTCTTATGGGGGCAAATGTGGTTGCGGCTTTAAGCATTACTGGGATGGTAAGGAATATGACAACTTGCCTGAAGCATTCCCTATAACACTAGAATGGGGCGGAAGAGTAGTCAGGGAAACGGTCTACTGGTTCCAGTACGAAAGTGACACCAGTTTGAATAGTAACGTCTATGATGTTGCGATGAAGCTGGTCACCAAGCACTTCCCAGGGGAGTTCGGTAGTGAAATTCTTGTACAAAAAGTTGTGAATACGATATTGCATCAGACGGCGAAAAAGAATCCCGATGACTACACCCCTGTGTCGATAGACGGAGCTCACATCCAGCGAGTGGAAGATATTAAGCCCGAACAGGACTCGGACTCTCAGTTACCAACAAAAATCATTCTTACTGGCCAAAAGGCTAAAACTTTGCACAGAGAAGAGTTGAGCATGAGCAAAACCGAAAGAAAGATTCAACAAAACATAACTGAGCAAGCGTCTGTAATGCAGAAGCGCAAATCTGACAAGATTAAACAGGAACTGAAAGGACAAGTCAGATCTTCCTCTCCAGGCTTGGTTAGAGATGGTCCATCATCAGGGCCTTCAACACCTACAAAAACGCCTTACTCCCCCACATCCTCCAAAGAAAAGAAAATCCGCATAACCACCAATGATGGCCGCCAGGCAATGCTCACCTTAAAGTTCTCGACAACCTTCTCTGAGCTGCAGGAAGGAATAGCAAAAGAGTTGGATATTCCCCCGTTCTTGCAGTGCATTCGCTATGGATTTCCTCCAAAGGAGCTTTTACCACCAAAGGATGGCATGGAGAATGAGCCGGTACCCCTACAACATGGTGACCGAGTGACGGTAGAAATTTTAAAGGCCAAAGAAAAACCTGTCCAGCACACGTCTGCTCACTCAGCGCATTACGTCACGGAGGAAGATTCTGCTGTGTCTATGAAATCCGTTTCCAAGGAGCTTCAAGACCAGATTGATAAGGAGATGTACTCCTTGTGTTTGCTGGCGACTCTTATGG GAGAAGACGTTTGGTCCTATGCTAAAGGCCTTCCTCACTTGTTCCAGCAGGGAGGCGTCTTTTACAATATTATGAAGAAAAATATGG GAGTGGTTGATGGAAAACACTGCACATTTCCGTACCTACCTAACAAAACATTTGTTTACAACGCGGCTGAAGACCGGCTAGAACTGTGTGTGGATGCTGCCGGCCATTTTCCTATTGGCCCTGAGGTTGAAGACTTGGTGAAAGAGGCACTGACTCAAGTACGGTCTGAAGCATCTTCTAGAAGCAGGGAGTCTAGTCCATCTCATGGACTGATGAAACTGGGCAGTGGTGGTGTAGTGAAGAAGAAATCCGAGCAACATCACAACGTAACAGTCTTTCAAGGCAAAGGGCACTCTCTAGGAACAGCTTCCACTAGTCCAGAACATAACCAGAGAACCAGAGCGACAACTAAGCCTAGCTCAACAGCCAGCCATAATAGCACTGCAACGTATTCTGACTCCTCATTCATGTCTACATCGAATGATAGTGAGCTTATCAGAGTAGCTCCTGGAGTAGTCACTATGAGAGATGGTCGCCAACTTGACCCCAACTTAATCGAGGCTCAACGGAAAAAACTGCAAGAAATGGTTTCTTCCATTCAAGCTTCTATGGATAAACACTTACGGGATCAAAATGCCGAACCCTTGTCAGGAGCTGATACTTCGCCAAAGAAGGGAGAATGGCTTTCCTCAAAATCAGTGGGCAGCCCTTCTAGGGGGAATGTAGACATGTCTGTGGGACCTGTAGCACCTGCTGATAATGTTGGCAGCTCTATAGCAACATCCTTATCTGTTAGACCTAAAGTTCAATCTGCAGTTTCTACAGATGATCCAGAAGAGATGGACAGCCAGGACACGGAAATAGCCAACATAGCTGAGCCTATGGACCATTCATGA